A portion of the Sulfuricurvum kujiense DSM 16994 genome contains these proteins:
- a CDS encoding diguanylate cyclase produces the protein MKSYTTYKQLIAKTVILSLVTSLAVAFLYGVYIKKQAIDDLARVDARKTSRLAFEALYSAMEKGWSKEELDAIIVRLNKVEPQMRISAYRSPIVAELFGDRTIDKQVREHDPMVAQAMRGNEILTGEDDIRYLYPIVVNQECIKCHTNAKVGDINGVIDVRFPVANLKISLTTMINSFIIFFILFTVIIFAVLYYKLNSLLVQPIKQFILMIQDIISNNDMAKRISLKTKILEVKNIENYFNKMLDSIQDYYEKLQELSDRDYLTGLYNRRKFEEFLSYEVKRSLRHRHKFTVLMIDLDNFKYINDTYGHASGDLVLKEVTEIFGSKLRNADILARIGGDEFAVILPETPYENGYAVVEKLRASLESTPISLMFDQVSLTASFGIAEYPEQGENIESLLTGSDLAMYKAKRAGKNTIARADQSDQEMASEIQKKGEFLRRAIDEDRIEPFVQPIYNVRSGEIFGYEVLARIRDGKRYMAAGQFIDVAESLGFASKIDQIILTKGLYAREEKGLWDKRFFFNLSTKSLFGDTYVSVIEDHYKRSPHPDKNTGVTIEILEREAIHNVNGLMDIIEQMKQRGISFALDDFGSGFSSFVYLKYFDTDFVKIDGEFVKNIVVNEKDRIFVKHIHQIAKEFGKETIAEYVEDEETLAILKEIGVDYAQGFHLGRPHQLS, from the coding sequence ATGAAATCATACACAACGTACAAACAGCTTATTGCTAAAACGGTTATACTCTCGCTGGTGACCAGTTTGGCCGTCGCATTTTTGTACGGTGTGTATATCAAAAAGCAGGCGATTGACGATCTTGCCCGCGTGGATGCGCGTAAAACCAGCCGTTTGGCATTTGAAGCGCTTTATTCGGCCATGGAAAAAGGGTGGAGCAAAGAAGAACTTGATGCGATTATTGTCCGCTTGAATAAAGTTGAGCCGCAAATGCGGATCAGCGCCTATCGAAGTCCTATCGTTGCAGAGCTTTTCGGGGACCGGACGATAGACAAACAGGTTCGTGAACACGATCCGATGGTCGCTCAGGCAATGCGGGGGAACGAGATATTGACCGGTGAGGACGATATCCGCTACCTTTATCCGATCGTCGTTAACCAAGAGTGTATCAAATGCCATACCAATGCAAAAGTCGGAGACATTAACGGCGTTATTGACGTCCGCTTCCCGGTTGCAAACCTAAAAATATCGTTGACGACGATGATCAACTCGTTTATCATCTTTTTTATCCTGTTCACCGTCATCATTTTTGCCGTTTTGTATTACAAACTCAATTCATTGTTGGTTCAGCCGATTAAGCAGTTCATTCTGATGATCCAGGATATTATCAGCAATAATGACATGGCAAAACGGATCAGCCTCAAAACAAAGATTTTGGAAGTCAAAAATATCGAGAACTATTTCAATAAAATGCTCGATTCGATTCAAGACTATTATGAAAAGCTCCAGGAACTTTCCGACCGCGATTATTTGACCGGATTGTATAACCGCCGAAAGTTCGAAGAGTTTTTGAGTTACGAGGTAAAACGGTCTCTCCGTCACCGCCATAAGTTTACGGTGCTGATGATCGATTTGGATAATTTTAAATACATCAATGATACCTACGGGCACGCATCGGGTGATTTGGTACTCAAAGAGGTGACCGAAATTTTCGGTTCCAAACTTCGCAATGCGGATATTCTTGCCCGTATCGGAGGGGATGAGTTTGCGGTGATTTTGCCGGAGACGCCGTACGAGAACGGGTATGCCGTAGTCGAAAAACTTCGCGCATCCCTTGAATCGACGCCGATTTCGTTGATGTTCGATCAGGTATCGCTAACAGCGAGTTTCGGAATCGCGGAATATCCGGAACAGGGCGAAAACATCGAGTCGCTTCTTACGGGATCGGATTTGGCGATGTACAAAGCCAAACGGGCGGGAAAAAATACGATCGCCCGCGCCGATCAGAGCGATCAGGAGATGGCGAGCGAGATTCAGAAAAAAGGGGAGTTCCTTCGCCGTGCCATCGACGAAGATCGGATTGAGCCGTTTGTTCAGCCGATTTATAATGTACGAAGCGGAGAGATATTCGGTTATGAGGTATTGGCACGTATTCGTGACGGCAAGCGCTATATGGCGGCCGGGCAGTTCATCGATGTTGCGGAAAGCTTAGGATTTGCGTCGAAGATCGATCAGATTATTCTGACAAAAGGGCTGTATGCACGGGAAGAGAAAGGGTTATGGGATAAACGCTTTTTCTTTAATCTTTCAACCAAAAGCCTCTTTGGAGACACGTATGTCAGTGTTATCGAAGATCACTACAAACGCTCTCCTCATCCGGACAAAAACACGGGTGTCACGATCGAAATCTTGGAACGCGAAGCGATTCATAACGTCAACGGATTGATGGATATCATCGAGCAGATGAAACAAAGAGGGATCAGTTTTGCGCTGGATGATTTCGGTTCAGGCTTTTCGTCGTTTGTTTATCTGAAGTATTTCGATACCGATTTTGTTAAAATCGACGGTGAGTTTGTCAAAAATATCGTGGTCAATGAAAAAGACCGTATTTTTGTAAAACATATACACCAAATCGCAAAAGAGTTTGGAAAAGAGACGATAGCCGAGTATGTCGAAGATGAAGAGACACTCGCTATCCTAAAAGAGATCGGAGTCGATTACGCGCAGGGGTTCCATCTGGGCCGCCCGCATCAGTTGAGCTAA
- a CDS encoding GatB/YqeY domain-containing protein, which translates to MSLKEQINNDIKTAMKEKNVPLRDALRLLSSAMKQIEVDERKELSDEDIIKIIQKQVKQRNDAMSQYRDAGREDLYEKEASEAAIFETYLPKQLSDEELENAIRAIITQTGAETMKDIGRVMGAASKELGAQADGKRINECAKKLLS; encoded by the coding sequence ATGAGTTTAAAAGAACAAATCAATAATGACATCAAAACGGCTATGAAAGAGAAAAATGTTCCGTTACGCGATGCTCTTCGTCTTCTAAGCAGCGCCATGAAGCAAATCGAAGTGGATGAGCGAAAAGAACTCAGTGATGAAGATATTATTAAAATTATCCAAAAACAGGTGAAACAGCGCAATGACGCAATGAGCCAGTACCGTGATGCGGGACGGGAAGACTTGTATGAAAAAGAGGCTTCCGAAGCGGCTATTTTTGAAACGTATCTGCCGAAACAACTGAGCGACGAAGAGTTGGAAAATGCCATCCGCGCCATTATCACCCAAACCGGTGCCGAAACGATGAAAGATATCGGTAGAGTCATGGGAGCCGCTTCCAAAGAACTCGGTGCTCAGGCTGACGGAAAACGGATCAACGAATGCGCTAAAAAACTTTTGAGCTAA